The nucleotide window TTTCATCGGCCACCTCGCCTTGCGCGGCGATCCCGTTGGCGCGCTGGCCACCGGGCGGTGCAGGCGATGGCGGGCGACGAGTTCGAGCGTCACCGCGACCGCGACGGACTGCACTGCCATGAGCGCGATCAGGACGAACAACTGCACCGCCCCGGCCATCACGGGACTCGCCCCTGCCATCAGCATGCCGACGAAAGCACCGGGGAGGGTGACCAACCCCACCGTCCGAGTCTGGTCGAGGCCCGGCAGCAGTGCCTCTGATGCCGCAGGGCGGGCGATCTCCAACCGTGCGTCCCGGTCCAGGAAACCCAGGGCCATCGCGGCCTCCACCTCCCCATGGCGCTGCGTCAGTTCGTCCAGGGCACGACGTCCGGCGAGGACGGTCACGGTGAGTGCGCCGCCGATGAGGATGCCCGTGATCGGGATCAGTGCGATGCCTCGCAGCGGGACGAGCCCCGTCAGCAGCAGTGCCGCGACGACCGGCACCACGCCGACGGCGATCGGGGCGGCCGTGAGCCACCAGGTGTGGTCGCTGGTGACTCTCCGTCCAGCCGTACGCACCGCCACCGAGAACATGACGACAAGAAACGCCAACAGCCCTGGCACGGACTTGACGGCCCACGTGATGACCACCGACACGACGGCCAGCTGCGCCGCGGCCCTCAGTCCGGCGACGAGGATCTCCCGGGCTCGGCTTTTGTACGGGTGGGGGTCGAGATGGAACCGCCCGGCGACCACCGCCGCCGCCAGGAGCAGAGCGGCGAGCAGGACGCCGAGGGTGATGTTGACCGGGACGAGGGATGCCGCACTCGACGTCACGTTCCCCACCTCAAGGACCCGCTGCCTGGGCCGAGTGATGCCGTGCAATCAGCCAGACCACGCACCTGATGTGAACGAGGCAGTCTACGTCGACGCCGTGCCGCCGCGGTCCGGGTGCCCGGCTTTTTGACTGAAGGTGGGAGTCGTTCGGCGGTGACTGTGGGCGTCGGCTTCTGACCGAGTTTGGGGTATCGGTTTGTTCTGGCGTCACCTGGGGCTTGCGGTGGGGCGGGCTTCTATCGTTGGTGGCCGGATGGGGAAGTCGTCGTCTGCGCGCCGCACACCGGTGTTGCCTACCTCCACCTCATGCGACCCGCTCGCCTCCCTCCGGCGGCGAGGTGCCCTCGCCCAAGAACGGCACCCGCAGACACCCCCGGTGATCAAGGCGAGCTTGGCTGGCCGGACGGATCCGCCGTCGCAGGCCGTCCGGAAAGCAAAGCCACGCCTGGCCGCGTGAGGGCAGCTCGGCATTCACCCACACCGGAACACCCCGCAGCACACCGCCCCACTGTGGCGCCCCCGCAAGGGAGAACTCCCCCAGCGCCACATCAACCGCCACCTGCCGGTCAGCCACCACCAGCAGGGCAGCACGATCTGACGCCTTGGCCACCCAGCTATCCGGCACCCGCCGCCATTTACCCGCGACTGCGGCGGCAGGAGCAAGGGAAGGGACCGCGAAACCGCTCCAGGCACGAGCGGCCCTTGTCCGTTGGCGCACTGCCCGACTGCCCCACCAGCTCCGGCGGTGCCCCTCTGTGAGCCAGTAGCCCGGCGGCTCGGCGCAAACACCACCTGAACGGCGCACGTTCCCGTGGCCTGGCGTGCGAGGCGACCCGTCCGGCCGCACGCTGAACTCCACTGCCGGTACGCCTCAGGTGTGATCACGCTCCGTCCGGAAGGCCCCGTTCTCCTCATGGCTCTCTTTATCCCGATGGGGCTGCTGACGGTGATCACCCTCGACGCATTCGAGGACTACCTCTTCCCGCCCCTCGACCGCGGAGGAAGGCGTCCCGAGCAGTCGGAATCCGGCTGAGCAGTCCATCGAACGGAGAAGACAACCATGAGCGCTCCTTGCGAAAAGCTGCTCCGCCTTGAGAAGGGCCATGCCGAGCCCGAAGAGCTGGCCGCCATCACCGTGGTCCTGATAGCTCGTGCCGCCACCCAGACCGCAGCCGACCCGGCCCAGTGCGCCCGCTCCAAGGCCGGCTGGCGTCGTCTTGAGCGCACTCCCGGCTTCCGTGCCCCGCACAGCTGGCAGCACTGACCAAGGCAGGTCCGGCTGACCCGCCGGGAACTGGTTCGGTGACACCATTCCACCGACATTGATCATGCAGACGCCCCCGAAGCGACTCTCGCTCGCTGACACGTCAGCCGCTTCTCAATCCACCGGATCCGGCGGCCGTTCCAGCCGGTATCCGTGCCCCCGCAACGTGGCGATCTCCGGCAGGCGGACAGGACCGCCCCCGGCCTGCGCCGCCTCGGTCAGTCTGCGTCGCAGGCCCGCCATCGTCACGTCGAGAGTCTTGGTGGGTCCGAACCAGTTCTCGTCCCACACCTCGGACATCAACGACTCCCGCGACACCGCCTCGCCGACCCGCTCGGCCAGCACCGCGAGCAGGTCGAACTCCTTGGCCCGCAGGGGGATCTCGACACCGTGCAGCGCGCATCGGCGGGCGGAGACGTCGACGACCAGATCGCCCAGTCGCACGGGCTTGCGGACCGGGGCAGTCACTGCCTGCCGCCGCAGATGCGCTCGCAGCCGGGCGAGCAGCACCGTCATGCTGAACGGTTTGACGAGATAGTCGTCGGCCCCGGCATCGAGTCCGGCGATGACGTCGATGTCCTCGGTCCGTGCGGTCAGCACGACGATCAACAGATCGGGGAGGCGGGCCCGCAGATCCCGGGCCACGTCCAGGCCGTCCATGTCGGGCAGCCCCAGGTCCAGCAGCAGCACGTCGTACGGTGCCCGCGCGGCCTCGGCCAGCGCGCCCGCCCCCGTGCGGCACCAGGTCGGCGCGTAGTCGTGGCCGCGCAGGCCGGAATTCAGATGGCGGCCGATGGTGTCGTCGTCCTCGACGACAAGGACACGGTGACGGTAGCGGTCCGGTGCGGCGGGCGTGCGCATGGACCACAGCCTAGGAGTGCACAGGGTGGGGAGCTCGTCCTGCGCGCGGGGAGTGTTCACAGGTCGCGGAGCTCCTCCACGGCGGGGCGTCGGGTGGTGCGGATGCCGTTGAGGGCCGCGGCGAGGATGGCGGCGACGGCGGCAGTGGCGGTGAGTGCGAGGTAGGTGCCGGGGACCGAGAGGCCGGCGGGTGGCGGATCGAAGACGCCGGTCAGGACCTTGACCAGCATCTGTGACAGGGCCCAGCCGATCAGGGCGCCTCCGGCGAGACCGCCGGCGGCCAGCAGCAGGGCCTCGGTGAGGACCATGCCCCGCAGGTGATGTGCCCGAGCGCCGAGGACCGTGGCAATCGCGAAGGTACGGCGGCGCTCGGCGAGCCCGAGGGCGAGGACGAGCCCACCGGCTCCCGCGGCCAGCAGCACCGCGAAGGCGAGTTCGATGCGGGTCAGGCCCGCCAGATCGACCGACGTCAGGCTGGTGCCGACGGTGCCGCGGGTCTGGGTGAGGTCGGTGACGGTGGCCCCGGTGCCGAGCTGCCCGCGCAGCTGTGCGGCGATCTGCTTCTGGTGGCTGCCGCCGGTGTCGAGGAGAAAGGCGCCCACCGCGTCGCTGCCGGTGGCGTTGGCGACGTAGGAGGCGTTGGCGACGAAGAAACTGTCCTTGGGGGCGGTGGGGAACTCCTTGGCGATGCCCGCGTAGTGGAAGGGGACCGTATGCAGGGCTTTGGTGCGGGCGTCCTGGACGCGCAGGTTGACGGTGTCGCCGGGGGAGAGCTGGAAGTCGTTGACGGTCTCGACGCTGACCAGCAGGTTGTCCGGGTGCTGGGCAAGGCGTCGCATCAGCTGCCGGGCGCCGCCGCCGGCGAAGTAGGCGTCCTGGAGTGAGGTGGCCCTTGCAATGGTGTCCGGGCGCACGCCGTAGAGGTCCTGGAGGTCGGAGCCGACATAGGCGAAGCGATGCTGGAGGGGTTCGACGTGCCGTACACCTGAGATCTTCAGGGCCGCTCCGGAAGCGGGTGGGACCTGGGCCCCGGGCGGTTCGGTGACGGTGACGTCGGCGCCGTTGGTGAGCCGGGCGTCGACCTCGGCCTGCTGCTGGTACGTGGCGTTGAAGACGGCGGTGGACACGGCGAAGGAGACGGCCAGGGCGAGCAGTACCACCGAGCGGGCGAGCGGTCGCCGGCGCCGGGTCAG belongs to Streptomyces graminofaciens and includes:
- a CDS encoding response regulator transcription factor; protein product: MRTPAAPDRYRHRVLVVEDDDTIGRHLNSGLRGHDYAPTWCRTGAGALAEAARAPYDVLLLDLGLPDMDGLDVARDLRARLPDLLIVVLTARTEDIDVIAGLDAGADDYLVKPFSMTVLLARLRAHLRRQAVTAPVRKPVRLGDLVVDVSARRCALHGVEIPLRAKEFDLLAVLAERVGEAVSRESLMSEVWDENWFGPTKTLDVTMAGLRRRLTEAAQAGGGPVRLPEIATLRGHGYRLERPPDPVD
- a CDS encoding acyl-CoA carboxylase subunit epsilon, which produces MSAPCEKLLRLEKGHAEPEELAAITVVLIARAATQTAADPAQCARSKAGWRRLERTPGFRAPHSWQH
- a CDS encoding ABC transporter permease, which gives rise to MTSSAASLVPVNITLGVLLAALLLAAAVVAGRFHLDPHPYKSRAREILVAGLRAAAQLAVVSVVITWAVKSVPGLLAFLVVMFSVAVRTAGRRVTSDHTWWLTAAPIAVGVVPVVAALLLTGLVPLRGIALIPITGILIGGALTVTVLAGRRALDELTQRHGEVEAAMALGFLDRDARLEIARPAASEALLPGLDQTRTVGLVTLPGAFVGMLMAGASPVMAGAVQLFVLIALMAVQSVAVAVTLELVARHRLHRPVASAPTGSPRKARWPMKRLPRR